A section of the Sphingobacteriales bacterium genome encodes:
- a CDS encoding RidA family protein, whose translation MKTVIFTEKAPRPIGPYSQAIKFENILFISGQIAINPETGQLIEGDIQQQTHQVFNNLSEILKAAGYSFQDVVKVSVFLTDIRQFLTVNQIYSTYFTEKPPAREILQACALPMNAGIEISVIALKNSQ comes from the coding sequence ATGAAAACAGTAATATTTACAGAAAAAGCGCCACGTCCGATTGGCCCATATAGTCAGGCAATAAAGTTCGAAAATATTCTCTTTATCTCCGGACAAATAGCCATTAATCCAGAAACCGGACAATTAATTGAAGGAGACATACAACAGCAGACCCATCAGGTTTTCAATAACCTGAGCGAAATATTGAAAGCTGCCGGTTACAGCTTTCAGGATGTTGTAAAAGTAAGTGTATTTCTGACAGATATCAGGCAATTTTTAACCGTAAACCAGATTTATTCAACCTATTTTACAGAAAAACCTCCGGCAAGAGAAATACTTCAGGCTTGTGCACTTCCGATGAATGCCGGTATAGAGATTTCAGTTATTGCTTTGAAAAACAGTCAATAA
- a CDS encoding 4Fe-4S binding protein: MAKVKGAIIVDIERCKGCEVCIPACPTQVIDMVREVNSKGYHYAYMANPDACTGCANCAIVCPDGVITVYRKKTEVSL, encoded by the coding sequence ATGGCAAAAGTCAAAGGAGCAATCATAGTTGACATTGAAAGATGCAAAGGTTGCGAAGTTTGTATTCCGGCTTGTCCTACACAGGTAATCGATATGGTCAGGGAAGTCAATTCCAAAGGGTATCATTATGCCTATATGGCCAATCCAGATGCCTGTACAGGATGTGCAAACTGTGCGATAGTATGTCCTGATGGCGTCATCACTGTTTACAGAAAAAAAACTGAGGTATCATTATAA